One Cyclopterus lumpus isolate fCycLum1 chromosome 7, fCycLum1.pri, whole genome shotgun sequence DNA window includes the following coding sequences:
- the LOC117734125 gene encoding dnaJ homolog subfamily C member 16-like isoform X2, which yields MAASRMSVPLAVVVVLSVLHTGAAHAGPEMDPYKILGVTRSASQAEIKKVYKRLAKEWHPDKNKNPGAEDMFIKITKSYEILSSEDKRANYDRYGQTDNTQPYGGARYGQPHDSFYFDESFYNFPFNTKNPRDFADNKYTLHFNQYVNDVVPDSYKRPYLIKITSDWCFSCIHIEPVWKEVVQELETLGVGIGVVDVGYERRLANHLGAHRTPSILGVINGKVTFFHYAVAKEHLRQFVEDLLPQRLVEWVTDKNNLQFLSSWHELNKPHVLLFDQVPVVPLLYKLTAFAYKDYLQFGYVDQGLSETADLQKQFNINTYAPTMLVFKESIDKPADIIQAKGMKKQIIDEFMANNRFLLVPRLVNQKLFDELCPVKQFHRRRKYCVLLITGDEETFSFGNHAFLSFASTNTKEVVRFAYVYQRQQQPLCDIFTQNKDREESSAQVVILERRNAAGKALFKPVTAWNGTEEDKQRLLEELERLQKDPSILVHDAVLPELNNEFASMFVIRWIYASYDYLSEVIDDILHNNWRDMMPLLSLIFSALFILFGTVVIQAFSDSSEDKQTKPKAKDGTKDENGSPGTGGASSRPPKKNFVEVTELTNITYISNLVKLRPGHMNIVLVLTDASKNILLSKFAKEVYNFTGSLTLHFSFLNIDKHGEWMNTLLEYAQDAMQIDAAEDDGGSHKMDYTGYVLALNGHKKYLCLFRPVYTGEDPDGKSSEDEGGSAGERSRSGSRDDHPTRRSKRSRSLSTLQIHHKLDRLGLWMERLMEGTLPRYYIPTWPGLDKITPSK from the exons ATGGCAGCATCTAGGATGTCTGTGCCGCTGGCTGTGGTGGTGGTCCTCTCGGTGCTGCACACGGGAGCAGCACACGCCGGGCCCGAGATGGACCCGTACAAGATCTTGGGAGTGACCAGGAGCGCCAGCCAGGCCGAGATCAAGAAGGTCTACAAGCGCCTCGCAAAAGAATG GCATccggacaaaaacaaaaatccagGTGCCGAGGATATGTTCATCAAGATTACAAAATCTTATGAG ATCCTGTCCAGTGAGGACAAGCGGGCCAATTACGACCGCTACGGGCAGACTGACAACACCCAGCCGTACGGCGGCGCCCGCTACGGTCAACCCCACGACAGCTTCTACTTTGACGAGTCCTTCTACAACTTCCCCTTCAACACCAAGAACCCAAGGGACTTTGCAGACAACAAGTACACGCTGCACTTCAACCAGTACGTCAACGACGTGGTGCCCGACAGCTACAAGAGGCCGTACCTGATAAAGATCACCTCCGACTGGTGCTTCAGCTGCATCCACATCGAGCCCGTGTGGAAAGAGGTGGTGCAGGAGCTGGAGACTCTAG GTGTCGGGATCGGCGTGGTGGATGTTGGCTATGAGAGGCGGTTAGCCAATCACCTTGGAGCCCATCGCACGCCATCGATACTTGGAGTCATCAACGGCAAAGTGACGTTCTTCCACTACGCCGTAGCGAAGGAGCACCTCAGGCAGTTTGTGGAGGACCTTCTTCCTCAGAGACTTGTGGAATGG GTCACAGACAAGAACAACCTGCAGTTCCTGAGCAGCTGGCACGAGCTCAACAAGCCGCATGTGCTTCTGTTCGACCAAGTGCCCGTCGTTCCTCTGCTTTACAAA CTGACAGCGTTCGCTTATAAGGACTACTTGCAGTTCGGCTATGTGGACCAGGGCCTTTCAGAGACGGCTGATCTGCAGAAACAGTTCAACATTAACACTTACGCTCCGACCATGTTGGTCTTCAAGGAGAGCATCGACAAGCCTGCTGACATCATTCAG GCTAAAGGAATGAAAAAGCAAATCATTGACGAGTTCATGGCGAACAACCGATTCCTCCTCGTGCCACGGCTGGTCAACCAGAAGCTCTTTGATGAGCTCTGTCCCGTCAAGCAGTTCCACAGACGCAGAAA ATACTGTGTCCTGCTGATCACAGGTGACGAAGAGACCTTTTCTTTTGGGAATCATGCGTTTCTCTCGTTTGCCTCGACCAATACCAAGGAAGTTGTGAGATTTGCTTATGTGTACCAACGGCAACAGCAACCTCTTTGTGACATCTTCACACAGAACAAGGACAGGGAAGAGTCGTCAGCACAg GTGGTGATCCTGGAGAGGCGTAACGCTGCAGGGAAGGCCTTGTTCAAGCCGGTGACCGCCTGGAACGGCACCGAGGAAGACAAGCAGCGTcttctggaggagctggagcgaCTTCAGAAGGACCCGTCCATCCTCGTCCACGACGCCGTGCTGCCCGAGCTCAACAACGAGTTTGCCTCT ATGTTCGTAATCCGATGGATCTATGCATCGTACGACTACCTCTCTGAAGTCATTGATGATATTCTACACAACAACTG GCGTGACATGATGCCTCTTCTGTCCCTCATCTTCTCTGCCTTGTTCATCTTGTTTGGGACTGTGGTCATCCAGGCCTTCAG tgacTCAAGTGAAGATAAGCAGACTAAACCGAAGGCAAAGGATGGAACAAAAGATGAAAATGGGTCACCAGGGACCGGTGGTGCTTCGAG TCGGCCTCCCAAAAAGAACTTTGTGGAGGTGACGGAGCTGACGAATATCACTTACATAAGCAACCTGGTGAAGCTGCGGCCGGGACACATGAACATAGTGCTGGTGCTCACTGACGCCTCCAAGAACATCCTCCTCAGCAAGTTCGCCAAAGAGGTCTACAACTTCACGGG GAGTCTGACACTGCATTTCTCCTTCCTGAATATTGACAAGCACGGTGAGTGGATGAACACGCTGCTGGAATACGCCCAGGACGCCATGCAGATCGACGCGGCTGAGGACGACGGGGGAAGCCACAAGATGGACTACACCGGCTACGTGCTGGCACTCAACGGCCACAAGAAGTACCTCTGTTTGTTTCGGCCCGTCTACACTGGGGAAGACCCCGATGGCAAGTCCTCCGAGGACGAAGGGGGCAGCGCCGGGGAAAGGTCCAGGTCCGGCTCCCGCGACGACCACCCGACACGCAGATCCAAACGATCCCGCAGCTTGTCCACCCTGCAGATCCACCACAAACTGGACCGCCTGGGGTTGTGGATGGAGAGGCTCATGGAGGGCACCCTGCCCCGCTACTACATCCCCACGTGGCCAGGACTGGACAAAATAACCCCCAGTAAATAG
- the casp9 gene encoding caspase-9 isoform X2 — protein sequence MEDTHKKILQRNRTNLVRDLDPSDLYDGLLEKGVFTQDMIDEIKSAGTRRDQARKLVQDLETRGSRAFALFLVCLEGTGQHSLSERLRSEAPAVRLQPATPSQVVLPVVLPVVLPVVLPVPLSLPTDVDQHRKDEVPIYPMQRPSTTPTPESEHVRARPPGRIRRDSIQSYKMDASPCGHCLIINNVEFEPESELSNRKGSNIDCDKLERRFKALNFIVEVKTNLKQRQIKHVLSALCKKDHSQHDCCVVIMLSHGTEVSHNRFPGAVYGVDGQHVPVQHITNYLNGQHCPSLQGKPKLFFIQACGGGERDTGFEVSPDEAEPCIGGVDDQTDAIPTSSSSDSLSMSDEPDARATLPTPSDILVSYSTFPGYVSWRDTQSGSWYVETLERILEENAATDDLVTMLMMVNHEVSQNSAKGLYKQMPGSFNFLRKLLHFQAQA from the exons ATGGAAGACACCCACAAGAAGATTCTTCAGCGCAACAGGACCAATCTCGTGAGAGACTTGGACCCATCGGACCTCTATGATGGCCTCCTTGAAAAGGGAGTCTTTACCCAAGACATGATCGACGAGATAAAG AGCGCTGGGACCAGACGTGACCAGGCCAGAAAGCTCGTGCAGGACTTGGAGACCCGCGGGAGTCGGGCCTTTGCATTATTTCTGGTGTGCCTTGAGGGGACGGGCCAGCACAGTTTGTCAGAGCGTCTTCGGTCCGAGGCTCCAGCAGTTCGGCTGCAGCCGGCAACCCCGAGTCAGGTCGTCCTCCCTGTCGTCCTCCCTGTCGTCCTCCCTGTCGTCCTCCCTGTCCCACTTT CCCTTCCCACTGATGTGGATCAGCATAGAAAAGATGAGGTCCCCATCTATCCAATGCAGAGACCCAGTACTACTCCCA CTCCTGAAAGCGAGCACGTAAGAGCCAGGCCTCCAGGCAGAATTCGGCGGGATAGTATTCAG agctaTAAAATGGATGCCAGCCCCTGTGGACATTGCCTCATCATAAACAACGTAGAGTTTGAACCCGAGAGCGAGCTGAGCAATCGCAAAGGGTCCAACATCGACTGTGACAAGCTGGAGAGAAGATTCAAGGCCCTCAACTTTATTGTGGAAGTTAAGACAAACCTGAAACAAAGA CAAATCAAACATGTTCTGTCAGCTTTATGTAAGAAAGACCACTCGCAACACGACTGCTGCGTGGTCATCATGCTGTCCCACGGGACGGAG GTGAGTCACAACCGCTTCCCCGGTGCCGTCTACGGTGTGGACGGGCAGCATGTCCCAGTTCAGCACATCACGAACTACCTCAATGGCCAGCATTGTCCGTCGTTACAGGGCAAACCGAAGCTTTTCTTCATCCAGGCTTGTGGAGGAG GTGAGCGAGACACGGGGTTCGAGGTGTCCCCCGACGAGGCTGAACCGTGCATCGGCGGGGTGGATGACCAGACGGACGCCATTCCCACGTCGTCTAGCAGCGACTCTTTGAGCATGTCCGACGAACCGGACGCCAGAGCCACACTGCCCACGCCAAGCGACATTCTGGTGTCCTACTCTACttttccag GTTACGTTTCTTGGAGAGACACCCAGTCAGGCTCGTGGTACGTGGAGACACTGGAGCGTATTCTTGAGGAAAACGCTGCTACCGATGACTTGGTCAcaatgttgatgatg GTTAATCACGAAGTCTCCCAGAACTCCGCGAAAGGGCTCTACAAGCAAATGCCGGGTTCCTTTAACTTCCTCCGCAAACTTCTCCACTTTCAAGCCCAAGCATAG
- the casp9 gene encoding caspase-9 isoform X1: MEDTHKKILQRNRTNLVRDLDPSDLYDGLLEKGVFTQDMIDEIKSAGTRRDQARKLVQDLETRGSRAFALFLVCLEGTGQHSLSERLRSEAPAVRLQPATPSQVVLPVVLPVVLPVVLPVPLSLPTDVDQHRKDEVPIYPMQRPSTTPSPSPESEHVRARPPGRIRRDSIQSYKMDASPCGHCLIINNVEFEPESELSNRKGSNIDCDKLERRFKALNFIVEVKTNLKQRQIKHVLSALCKKDHSQHDCCVVIMLSHGTEVSHNRFPGAVYGVDGQHVPVQHITNYLNGQHCPSLQGKPKLFFIQACGGGERDTGFEVSPDEAEPCIGGVDDQTDAIPTSSSSDSLSMSDEPDARATLPTPSDILVSYSTFPGYVSWRDTQSGSWYVETLERILEENAATDDLVTMLMMVNHEVSQNSAKGLYKQMPGSFNFLRKLLHFQAQA, encoded by the exons ATGGAAGACACCCACAAGAAGATTCTTCAGCGCAACAGGACCAATCTCGTGAGAGACTTGGACCCATCGGACCTCTATGATGGCCTCCTTGAAAAGGGAGTCTTTACCCAAGACATGATCGACGAGATAAAG AGCGCTGGGACCAGACGTGACCAGGCCAGAAAGCTCGTGCAGGACTTGGAGACCCGCGGGAGTCGGGCCTTTGCATTATTTCTGGTGTGCCTTGAGGGGACGGGCCAGCACAGTTTGTCAGAGCGTCTTCGGTCCGAGGCTCCAGCAGTTCGGCTGCAGCCGGCAACCCCGAGTCAGGTCGTCCTCCCTGTCGTCCTCCCTGTCGTCCTCCCTGTCGTCCTCCCTGTCCCACTTT CCCTTCCCACTGATGTGGATCAGCATAGAAAAGATGAGGTCCCCATCTATCCAATGCAGAGACCCAGTACTACTCCCAGTCCGT CTCCTGAAAGCGAGCACGTAAGAGCCAGGCCTCCAGGCAGAATTCGGCGGGATAGTATTCAG agctaTAAAATGGATGCCAGCCCCTGTGGACATTGCCTCATCATAAACAACGTAGAGTTTGAACCCGAGAGCGAGCTGAGCAATCGCAAAGGGTCCAACATCGACTGTGACAAGCTGGAGAGAAGATTCAAGGCCCTCAACTTTATTGTGGAAGTTAAGACAAACCTGAAACAAAGA CAAATCAAACATGTTCTGTCAGCTTTATGTAAGAAAGACCACTCGCAACACGACTGCTGCGTGGTCATCATGCTGTCCCACGGGACGGAG GTGAGTCACAACCGCTTCCCCGGTGCCGTCTACGGTGTGGACGGGCAGCATGTCCCAGTTCAGCACATCACGAACTACCTCAATGGCCAGCATTGTCCGTCGTTACAGGGCAAACCGAAGCTTTTCTTCATCCAGGCTTGTGGAGGAG GTGAGCGAGACACGGGGTTCGAGGTGTCCCCCGACGAGGCTGAACCGTGCATCGGCGGGGTGGATGACCAGACGGACGCCATTCCCACGTCGTCTAGCAGCGACTCTTTGAGCATGTCCGACGAACCGGACGCCAGAGCCACACTGCCCACGCCAAGCGACATTCTGGTGTCCTACTCTACttttccag GTTACGTTTCTTGGAGAGACACCCAGTCAGGCTCGTGGTACGTGGAGACACTGGAGCGTATTCTTGAGGAAAACGCTGCTACCGATGACTTGGTCAcaatgttgatgatg GTTAATCACGAAGTCTCCCAGAACTCCGCGAAAGGGCTCTACAAGCAAATGCCGGGTTCCTTTAACTTCCTCCGCAAACTTCTCCACTTTCAAGCCCAAGCATAG
- the LOC117734125 gene encoding dnaJ homolog subfamily C member 16-like isoform X1, with protein sequence MAASRMSVPLAVVVVLSVLHTGAAHAGPEMDPYKILGVTRSASQAEIKKVYKRLAKEWHPDKNKNPGAEDMFIKITKSYEILSSEDKRANYDRYGQTDNTQPYGGARYGQPHDSFYFDESFYNFPFNTKNPRDFADNKYTLHFNQYVNDVVPDSYKRPYLIKITSDWCFSCIHIEPVWKEVVQELETLGVGIGVVDVGYERRLANHLGAHRTPSILGVINGKVTFFHYAVAKEHLRQFVEDLLPQRLVEWVTDKNNLQFLSSWHELNKPHVLLFDQVPVVPLLYKLTAFAYKDYLQFGYVDQGLSETADLQKQFNINTYAPTMLVFKESIDKPADIIQAKGMKKQIIDEFMANNRFLLVPRLVNQKLFDELCPVKQFHRRRKYCVLLITGDEETFSFGNHAFLSFASTNTKEVVRFAYVYQRQQQPLCDIFTQNKDREESSAQVVILERRNAAGKALFKPVTAWNGTEEDKQRLLEELERLQKDPSILVHDAVLPELNNEFASMFVIRWIYASYDYLSEVIDDILHNNWRDMMPLLSLIFSALFILFGTVVIQAFSDSSEDKQTKPKAKDGTKDENGSPGTGGASRQENNRPPKKNFVEVTELTNITYISNLVKLRPGHMNIVLVLTDASKNILLSKFAKEVYNFTGSLTLHFSFLNIDKHGEWMNTLLEYAQDAMQIDAAEDDGGSHKMDYTGYVLALNGHKKYLCLFRPVYTGEDPDGKSSEDEGGSAGERSRSGSRDDHPTRRSKRSRSLSTLQIHHKLDRLGLWMERLMEGTLPRYYIPTWPGLDKITPSK encoded by the exons ATGGCAGCATCTAGGATGTCTGTGCCGCTGGCTGTGGTGGTGGTCCTCTCGGTGCTGCACACGGGAGCAGCACACGCCGGGCCCGAGATGGACCCGTACAAGATCTTGGGAGTGACCAGGAGCGCCAGCCAGGCCGAGATCAAGAAGGTCTACAAGCGCCTCGCAAAAGAATG GCATccggacaaaaacaaaaatccagGTGCCGAGGATATGTTCATCAAGATTACAAAATCTTATGAG ATCCTGTCCAGTGAGGACAAGCGGGCCAATTACGACCGCTACGGGCAGACTGACAACACCCAGCCGTACGGCGGCGCCCGCTACGGTCAACCCCACGACAGCTTCTACTTTGACGAGTCCTTCTACAACTTCCCCTTCAACACCAAGAACCCAAGGGACTTTGCAGACAACAAGTACACGCTGCACTTCAACCAGTACGTCAACGACGTGGTGCCCGACAGCTACAAGAGGCCGTACCTGATAAAGATCACCTCCGACTGGTGCTTCAGCTGCATCCACATCGAGCCCGTGTGGAAAGAGGTGGTGCAGGAGCTGGAGACTCTAG GTGTCGGGATCGGCGTGGTGGATGTTGGCTATGAGAGGCGGTTAGCCAATCACCTTGGAGCCCATCGCACGCCATCGATACTTGGAGTCATCAACGGCAAAGTGACGTTCTTCCACTACGCCGTAGCGAAGGAGCACCTCAGGCAGTTTGTGGAGGACCTTCTTCCTCAGAGACTTGTGGAATGG GTCACAGACAAGAACAACCTGCAGTTCCTGAGCAGCTGGCACGAGCTCAACAAGCCGCATGTGCTTCTGTTCGACCAAGTGCCCGTCGTTCCTCTGCTTTACAAA CTGACAGCGTTCGCTTATAAGGACTACTTGCAGTTCGGCTATGTGGACCAGGGCCTTTCAGAGACGGCTGATCTGCAGAAACAGTTCAACATTAACACTTACGCTCCGACCATGTTGGTCTTCAAGGAGAGCATCGACAAGCCTGCTGACATCATTCAG GCTAAAGGAATGAAAAAGCAAATCATTGACGAGTTCATGGCGAACAACCGATTCCTCCTCGTGCCACGGCTGGTCAACCAGAAGCTCTTTGATGAGCTCTGTCCCGTCAAGCAGTTCCACAGACGCAGAAA ATACTGTGTCCTGCTGATCACAGGTGACGAAGAGACCTTTTCTTTTGGGAATCATGCGTTTCTCTCGTTTGCCTCGACCAATACCAAGGAAGTTGTGAGATTTGCTTATGTGTACCAACGGCAACAGCAACCTCTTTGTGACATCTTCACACAGAACAAGGACAGGGAAGAGTCGTCAGCACAg GTGGTGATCCTGGAGAGGCGTAACGCTGCAGGGAAGGCCTTGTTCAAGCCGGTGACCGCCTGGAACGGCACCGAGGAAGACAAGCAGCGTcttctggaggagctggagcgaCTTCAGAAGGACCCGTCCATCCTCGTCCACGACGCCGTGCTGCCCGAGCTCAACAACGAGTTTGCCTCT ATGTTCGTAATCCGATGGATCTATGCATCGTACGACTACCTCTCTGAAGTCATTGATGATATTCTACACAACAACTG GCGTGACATGATGCCTCTTCTGTCCCTCATCTTCTCTGCCTTGTTCATCTTGTTTGGGACTGTGGTCATCCAGGCCTTCAG tgacTCAAGTGAAGATAAGCAGACTAAACCGAAGGCAAAGGATGGAACAAAAGATGAAAATGGGTCACCAGGGACCGGTGGTGCTTCGAGGCAAGAAAACAA TCGGCCTCCCAAAAAGAACTTTGTGGAGGTGACGGAGCTGACGAATATCACTTACATAAGCAACCTGGTGAAGCTGCGGCCGGGACACATGAACATAGTGCTGGTGCTCACTGACGCCTCCAAGAACATCCTCCTCAGCAAGTTCGCCAAAGAGGTCTACAACTTCACGGG GAGTCTGACACTGCATTTCTCCTTCCTGAATATTGACAAGCACGGTGAGTGGATGAACACGCTGCTGGAATACGCCCAGGACGCCATGCAGATCGACGCGGCTGAGGACGACGGGGGAAGCCACAAGATGGACTACACCGGCTACGTGCTGGCACTCAACGGCCACAAGAAGTACCTCTGTTTGTTTCGGCCCGTCTACACTGGGGAAGACCCCGATGGCAAGTCCTCCGAGGACGAAGGGGGCAGCGCCGGGGAAAGGTCCAGGTCCGGCTCCCGCGACGACCACCCGACACGCAGATCCAAACGATCCCGCAGCTTGTCCACCCTGCAGATCCACCACAAACTGGACCGCCTGGGGTTGTGGATGGAGAGGCTCATGGAGGGCACCCTGCCCCGCTACTACATCCCCACGTGGCCAGGACTGGACAAAATAACCCCCAGTAAATAG
- the LOC117734125 gene encoding dnaJ homolog subfamily C member 16-like isoform X3, translating to MAASRMSVPLAVVVVLSVLHTGAAHAGPEMDPYKILGVTRSASQAEIKKVYKRLAKEWHPDKNKNPGAEDMFIKITKSYEILSSEDKRANYDRYGQTDNTQPYGGARYGQPHDSFYFDESFYNFPFNTKNPRDFADNKYTLHFNQYVNDVVPDSYKRPYLIKITSDWCFSCIHIEPVWKEVVQELETLGVGIGVVDVGYERRLANHLGAHRTPSILGVINGKVTFFHYAVAKEHLRQFVEDLLPQRLVEWVTDKNNLQFLSSWHELNKPHVLLFDQVPVVPLLYKLTAFAYKDYLQFGYVDQGLSETADLQKQFNINTYAPTMLVFKESIDKPADIIQAKGMKKQIIDEFMANNRFLLVPRLVNQKLFDELCPVKQFHRRRKYCVLLITGDEETFSFGNHAFLSFASTNTKEVVRFAYVYQRQQQPLCDIFTQNKDREESSAQVVILERRNAAGKALFKPVTAWNGTEEDKQRLLEELERLQKDPSILVHDAVLPELNNEFASMFVIRWIYASYDYLSEVIDDILHNNWRDMMPLLSLIFSALFILFGTVVIQAFSDSSEDKQTKPKAKDGTKDENGSPGTGGASRQENNRPPKKNFVEVTELTNITYISNLVKLRPGHMNIVLVLTDASKNILLSKFAKEVYNFTGTVSG from the exons ATGGCAGCATCTAGGATGTCTGTGCCGCTGGCTGTGGTGGTGGTCCTCTCGGTGCTGCACACGGGAGCAGCACACGCCGGGCCCGAGATGGACCCGTACAAGATCTTGGGAGTGACCAGGAGCGCCAGCCAGGCCGAGATCAAGAAGGTCTACAAGCGCCTCGCAAAAGAATG GCATccggacaaaaacaaaaatccagGTGCCGAGGATATGTTCATCAAGATTACAAAATCTTATGAG ATCCTGTCCAGTGAGGACAAGCGGGCCAATTACGACCGCTACGGGCAGACTGACAACACCCAGCCGTACGGCGGCGCCCGCTACGGTCAACCCCACGACAGCTTCTACTTTGACGAGTCCTTCTACAACTTCCCCTTCAACACCAAGAACCCAAGGGACTTTGCAGACAACAAGTACACGCTGCACTTCAACCAGTACGTCAACGACGTGGTGCCCGACAGCTACAAGAGGCCGTACCTGATAAAGATCACCTCCGACTGGTGCTTCAGCTGCATCCACATCGAGCCCGTGTGGAAAGAGGTGGTGCAGGAGCTGGAGACTCTAG GTGTCGGGATCGGCGTGGTGGATGTTGGCTATGAGAGGCGGTTAGCCAATCACCTTGGAGCCCATCGCACGCCATCGATACTTGGAGTCATCAACGGCAAAGTGACGTTCTTCCACTACGCCGTAGCGAAGGAGCACCTCAGGCAGTTTGTGGAGGACCTTCTTCCTCAGAGACTTGTGGAATGG GTCACAGACAAGAACAACCTGCAGTTCCTGAGCAGCTGGCACGAGCTCAACAAGCCGCATGTGCTTCTGTTCGACCAAGTGCCCGTCGTTCCTCTGCTTTACAAA CTGACAGCGTTCGCTTATAAGGACTACTTGCAGTTCGGCTATGTGGACCAGGGCCTTTCAGAGACGGCTGATCTGCAGAAACAGTTCAACATTAACACTTACGCTCCGACCATGTTGGTCTTCAAGGAGAGCATCGACAAGCCTGCTGACATCATTCAG GCTAAAGGAATGAAAAAGCAAATCATTGACGAGTTCATGGCGAACAACCGATTCCTCCTCGTGCCACGGCTGGTCAACCAGAAGCTCTTTGATGAGCTCTGTCCCGTCAAGCAGTTCCACAGACGCAGAAA ATACTGTGTCCTGCTGATCACAGGTGACGAAGAGACCTTTTCTTTTGGGAATCATGCGTTTCTCTCGTTTGCCTCGACCAATACCAAGGAAGTTGTGAGATTTGCTTATGTGTACCAACGGCAACAGCAACCTCTTTGTGACATCTTCACACAGAACAAGGACAGGGAAGAGTCGTCAGCACAg GTGGTGATCCTGGAGAGGCGTAACGCTGCAGGGAAGGCCTTGTTCAAGCCGGTGACCGCCTGGAACGGCACCGAGGAAGACAAGCAGCGTcttctggaggagctggagcgaCTTCAGAAGGACCCGTCCATCCTCGTCCACGACGCCGTGCTGCCCGAGCTCAACAACGAGTTTGCCTCT ATGTTCGTAATCCGATGGATCTATGCATCGTACGACTACCTCTCTGAAGTCATTGATGATATTCTACACAACAACTG GCGTGACATGATGCCTCTTCTGTCCCTCATCTTCTCTGCCTTGTTCATCTTGTTTGGGACTGTGGTCATCCAGGCCTTCAG tgacTCAAGTGAAGATAAGCAGACTAAACCGAAGGCAAAGGATGGAACAAAAGATGAAAATGGGTCACCAGGGACCGGTGGTGCTTCGAGGCAAGAAAACAA TCGGCCTCCCAAAAAGAACTTTGTGGAGGTGACGGAGCTGACGAATATCACTTACATAAGCAACCTGGTGAAGCTGCGGCCGGGACACATGAACATAGTGCTGGTGCTCACTGACGCCTCCAAGAACATCCTCCTCAGCAAGTTCGCCAAAGAGGTCTACAACTTCACGGG CACGGTGAGTGGATGA